The Zavarzinella sp. sequence TATCATCCAGATGTTCCCGCATTGCCTGAAGCTGGTCCCCGGAGATTCGTGGGGTAACACCATCGTCTTTCATCAGGCCAAGTTCGGCTTCAGCTTCCGCAAGATAGAGCCACAGGCGACGCCATGTTGAAAACTTGCGTTGAGCCCCCCACCGTTCGGCCATGGTGCGGGAAGCATATCTACCAATGAGAGGATTCTCATAAACCAAATCGCGTTCTGTTGTCATCCGTTTTCTTTAACCTAATTTTGAAAAAACTGGTTGAATTCGAGCTGCTGCCGGCAACGATTCATCTCAGCCGCCCGATTGCTGCAATACGTAAATATCTCAGGATAGTTACAGCAGGTTGGAAATTCTATTTATTTCTTCCTTTACCCAGCTTCCCACCAACAGGAACCGTGGGGGAATTACGATACTGTTCGTGGATGCTGGCCGCACTACGGTGGTCAGTGCGTTCAGGAGGAAACAAATGATTCGTCGCTTGATTGTCGGCATGTTCCTGGTTGGCAGCCTTTTTGTGATGTCACCAGCAAAATCACTGGCAGCAGAACCACAACTACCACGTGGTTACTATTATCCGTACGTGTATTTTCCACACAACTATTGGCCTTCGTACAGCCCACAGTACCCGGAACCTAAGGGTGCTCCTTACATGCGTCCACCCGCATACATGGCCTACCCTGCATTCAAAGAGCCAAACTGGCACCATATGCTGTGGATGCCCCACAAGTACTACCGTGGCAATCACTTCTGGCTGGATCAGTTCTAAAAGATTGTCTGGTAAAGATTTACGTTGAATGAGGTGGCCGATTCTCCTGCCCAGCCACTGCCACTTTTTGCTGCCTGAAATACCAGATCAGCCATATTCCTAAAGCAATTGCCCCATAGGGCTGTGGGTTCACCACTCGCACGTGGTACGAAATGTCTTTCGGGAACCACTGCCCTATCAGCATGGCCAGCAATAATCCATAGCCCAGATAAGCCAGAAAGCGGTTATTGCCTCCTGTCGTCGCCCCGATCAGAACTGCCCAGGCGGCAGGAATGGCCAGCAACATGTATGTGGCGGATTCTGTCGCCGGCCCAAAAAGGGTGCACCATAACAGGCTGCTGAACAGAGCAAATTGCCCCACTGTTCGCTCCGAACGTGGTGTGAAAACCAGCCCACGCCATTTCAGGCAGATCGCCGCAAGTACCATTCCTGCAAGCACTTCCATGATTCGGTACGTGCGGATCGACGTGGGCAACCCCCAAGTCATTAAAATTTTCTGAAAATCGCGGTATCCCCGATCGATACTTTGCATCGTGCGGTCTTCGGAGGCCAGCTTTTCGAACCAGAGCAAATATTGCTGCCAACTATAGTCCCACTTTAAAAACAGTGGCAGAAAAAACAGAACAGCACTGGCAATGAGCAAACGTAACAGCAATTGGCGTGGGTAAATGATCAGAAGTAACAAGCCAAGCGAGATGGGGTAGACTTTGAAGGCCACGGCCAGTGCCAATGACCAGGCAGCCCACCAGAAGTTGCCCCGCAGAGCCCCACACACAGCACCTGTCATCAACAGAAAAACGTACGGATTGACCTGACCGTTCTTGATATTTGGTGCGATCAACGGCAGGCTCAGGATCAGCACGTGCCACCATGGGATACCCGGAAAGATATCCTGCCACCAGCGACAACTAATGATGACTGCACCCACGAGGCACCCACGCCAGAGAATTCCCCCAGCCACGGTGGCAACCAATGCCACGGACCCAGGAGTGCCGCAACGAAGGGACTGTAGCGATATTGGTCGTGCGTTTCTGGAAAGTCTCCATACAACGGCTGCTCATGCCAGAAATGCTCACCTGCGCTGGCAAAAGTGATGTACAACTTCCCCTGCTTGCGTGGCAGCAAACTATGCGCGCTGACAATCAGCCACAACAGTAGCCACAAGCCCAGGGCATGCTTCACCGTGAACTTCATCGGGCATCGCTGGTTGTGGAAACCTGATAGATGGTGGCAGCAGACTGATGCCGCACCATATACACAGGACGTGCCAGGGTTTCTTCATGAATACGTGCCAGATATTCGCTGAAAGCAAAGAGACAAACCCAGAATCCAAAGGCAGTGGCATGCCCACCGATGATGGCTGCATAGATCCAACTGGGTATCGAACTGCTGGCCAGGGCTGCAATCATGCTGCCCACAAAACTAACACCAAGGCAGATCAACGCAAAAATGAGAGCCAAATGAATAGGCAAGCGTGAAAACGAAAGTAAGCCATCGCGGGCGAGCAACAACATCGACAATAATCGATACTTCGACTTTCCCGCTGCACGTGGGGGTGCGTTAAATGGAATTTCTTTCTTTTCAAACCCCAGCCACTGGACCATGCCACGCAGAAAACGCTGTTTTTCGGGTAGCGCCTGCAATGCAGTGAGCGCCCGCCTGGAAAGCAACCGGAAATCCGACACCCCCGGGCGTATATCAAGCCCGCTGATGCTGCGGAGCATTTTCATAAATAGAAACGAAGTGCCTCGCTTGAACCAGCCCAGGGAATGGTGGTTGGAGCGTATCGTCACTACTACATCAAATCCTTCCCGCCATGCCTGACACAGTTGTGGAATGACCGTAGGTGGGTGCTGCATGTCACAATCCATGCTGATGACGGCATCGCCGGTTGCCGCATCCATCCCAGCACAAAGGGCCGCCTGGTGGCCGAAATTTCTGGAAAGCGACACATAACGCACCCGAGCATCCAGGTGCGACCAACCCATCATCAATGCCAGTGTGTGGTCTTTCGAGCCATCATCCACATAGACAATTTCCCACCGAAAGTGGGGCTGGTTTTCAATAACCTGTACCAACGCCTGGTGAAAAATTGGCAGCACACTGGCTTCATTAAAGGCAGGCACAACGATGCTGACAGATGGCAGGTGCTTCGGTTCAACCGTGGTGCGGTTCCATGCATTCATTGCATTTCAGTGGGTAGTACTATTTGGTAGCCAAGTTCACCAATTAATCGTCGCAAATGCATATCAAGCAAGAGTTTACGCTCGCCTTCCCTACGAATCAGTTCGCCGGTACTGCAATCGCGACCGATCAACGATTCGTCACGATACCCGGGATGGCAGCAAATTTCCAGTCGAGTTGCTGTTGAAGCTGTCTTCACCCACCTGATGAGAAAATCAGGATCTGCAACCCACTTGGGATCGGTAACACCCACCAGGGCATTGTTTTGTGGGTTTCCAGACCACTGAGAAATGAATAATCGATGAGAAATAGACAATATTGCCCGCTTGATGCTGGCACCCTGGATTCGGCAAAGTGTTTTTGGTGATTCGACCACGTTTCGAACGTATGTACTTTTAGGCAATGAACTTACAATTTGATGCCAGACTTTGCTTACTGGTGGAAAGATCCCACAGTGCTGGTGACAATTGACCAATTGTGGCAGGTGACCGGTTAATTCCTGAAAACGCTGTAACTGTGCCTGCCATTCCGCTTCCACTTCAGTGGCACGAATTTTTCCCAACACAATCCGCTGCAAAAACTGCTTGAGTGGGTAAAAATTGCCATCTTTCGCCACCAAACTCGGCACTAATTGTGGATCTGATATCGGGCGATCCGAAGTCAAAGTAGGGTGCCAGCCCAACTCTGCGTTTGGTTGGCTCAGTTGCCAATCTCGCACCGCCTGTGGAGCATATGGGGAATTCACCATTAAAACAGTGCCCTGGAGATGACCTGAATTCGCCAGTTCCAGAATGGCACGCGAAGTTTCTGGCCCGAAGCCATAATCATCCGCAACAATGGTGAGTTTTTTCACGGCACGAATAGATAATTAATTTGATATATTTTAGAATGTTTCGAGATCAGCCACTTCGGGACTCAAGCGGTGCAAAGCACGTTTCAAATAGGTCCGCACCTCGTCTGCTGTTTGTAATCGCAACGCTTTTTGGGCAATTCTGCGTGCATCAACCGTTGTCACAGAACGGACAACTTCCTTGATGACTTGAATGAAGGCTGGCCCCATGCTGAATCGACGTAAACCCATACCAAGTAAGGGTAAAACGTAACCAGGTCGGCCAGCCATTTCCCCACAGACTGTGACTGGTTTGTTGGCCTGGATTGCCGCACGGATCACACGATGGATGACCCGCAATGATGCGGGGTGGCACGGATCGCACAGGTGGGCTACTTTGGGATTGTCTCGATCGGCAGCCATCGTGTACTGAATGAGATCGTTGGAGCCAATGCTGACAAAATCCACTTCTTTCAGAATGTGATCGATGCACATCACCGCTGCCGGCACTTCAATCATTACCCCCAGGGGTAAGTTGGAACCAAAGGGCTTTTTTTCGCGATAAAGCGACATCCTTGCCGAATCGACAAGCCTTTTCAATTTCCTAACTTCCTCAATGGTGCTGATCATTGGAAACATCAGGCTGACATGGCCGCGTGTGGCAGCACGCAGGACCGCACGGATCTGCATTTCAAAAAACTCCGGATGTTCCGAAGCCATACGAATACTGCGGTACCCGAGAAAGGGATTCGATTCCATGTGGTGGGGAAGATATGTGACCTGCTTATCCCCGCCAAGATCTAATGTCCGTACAATTATTCTCTTTTGTGGGCTGGCATCGATAATCTGGGAATAGCGGGCCACCTGTTCGTCTTCAGAGGGTGCTGCCTGCTGACTTAGAAACACATATTCTGTGCGAAACAGGCCCACCCCTTCAGCACCGGCAGCCAGTGCAGCTACAGCATCCGATACGACATTGACATTTGCCAACAGTTCCACATGTTCGCCATCTCTCGTAACGGATGGCAAGTCGCGATTTTCTGCAAGTGCATGCCTTAAACTAACAAACTCACGCTGAATTTTCCGATAGGCAGTTTCAATTTCTGCCCCCGGATTAATCATGACGATGCCTTCTCGCCCATCCACAATGACCAGATCACCTGAAGAAATCTGCTTCATAATGTTGGTCAGGCCAGTCACAGCGGGTATTCCATGCCCACGGGCCAGCACTGCCGCGTGGCTGGTGGTGCCACCCGTTTCGGTAATGATCCCCGCAATCGGAAAGCGGTCGAACATCACCGTCTGCGACGGCCGAATTTCAGGTGCCACCAGAATCACAGGTTCACCTGATGCCATGTAATCTTCGTTTTCCTTGTAAGTCAGGTGAGAAATAATCTGGTCAATCACATCGTTAATGTCTGCCAGGCGTTCCCGCAGGTAATCGTCGGGAATCGCGCTAAATAAGGTGCGATATTCTTCGAGAGTGCGGTCGAGTGCGGCGATCGCATTGACCTGATCGCGAATGATAATCCCTTTGACCTTCGATACCAGAGCGGGGTCATTGAGCAACAAACGGTGGGCCTGAAAGATTGCAGCTTCATTTTCACCGATATCCTTTCGAACACGCTCAATCGTTGCGGTAAGTTCCGTATTAACCACATCGCAAGCCGCATCAAAGCGTCTGACTTCGGCTGAAAGTGCCGCAGAATCGATGATATCCGGATTTTTGCGGGCAAGGTGCGGGTCAATCCGCATCGCACGTGCCACGCCAATACCGGGTGAAATGGGGATCCCACGAATCATAGGGTTCTCTTCCTGCGAACAGAAATTCAGGCCTTCATGTCATTGATAGTAACTTTTCAGACCGAATTGTTCCAAGAAAAAAGCTATAATGGCATGATGAACGCGATTGATGACGCTGTGGTGGCACAAATTGTGCCCTGTACGCAGGCAGAAGGACCTGGAAAGCGGTTTGCGTTGTGGTTTCAAGGCTGCCCGTTTCGGTGCGTGGGGTGCTGCAATCCAGAATTCCTGTCCACCCAGGGTGGCACGAAAATGGCAATAGGCGAATTGTGTAATCAGATTGTTCGTGCCCACGAAGAACTGGGAATTGAAGGGATCACGCTGTTAGGTGGGGAGCCATTTTTTCAAGCGGGTGCGGCACTGCAAATAGCAAAGTTCAGCCAGGAACGTGGTCTGACGGTGATGATTTTCACTGGAAATACCTTACAGGAAATAAAAACTCGGAAGAACACAGAAGAGATCGCATTATTACAATATTGCGATATTCTGGTAGACGGTTTGTATGATGCCACCCAGCCCGACACGGAACGCAGGTGGATTGGATCCAAAAATCAACAGATCCATTTTTTCACTGACCGATATTCTTCTACTGATGATTACTGGAAGGAACGCAATACCCTGGAACTGCGTGTGGTGGGGCAGGAAATCACCATTAATGGTTTTCCCGCCCCCGAGTGGAAGCCAGTGTGGCGAAAAATAAAACCTATTGCACCCAAAAATTAATTTAATTTCATTAATTTAGCCAAGATTGCTGCCATGACTTCTGCAGAAACGGAACCAGTACAAGTCACACGATTTGAAGCAAACGTGTTACGCATCATCCGGTTTTGTGTTCAGCAACTGCCCACAGCAATTGGGGTACAACTGCTGAATGGCAGCCACCCACATCAGGAATGCATGAGCAAGGCCGCCATCGCTTTAGTGAAAGATCACCTGTGCAAAGGAGTGGTGCTCAACCTAACCCGTAGTGGGGCATGGATTCGTGATCGTTTCTGGCATGGGCAAAAGGCAGTTTTTGGCCGATTGTGGGAACGGCGAAAGATTGAAGAAATCAAACTTTCGTTCACAGAAGACTCTCTGGAGTTTCTGTTCTGGCTGAATACCAATTCGCTGCGGGCACAAACAACCAGTTGGTATTCAGAACATTTTCCCCAATCGAATGGAGATTATCTGCTGGTTTTTCTCGCCTATCGGGCAATCCGAGCGGATCATGAATTGCGCCAGGTCTGCTCACAACTGAAATTATTTCAGGAACATGCCTTAGTGCGGTTGTTTTACCCCACAGATTTTGCACGGATCAAAGCCCCACCGGCACCTGATTATTCGTTGCTTTTCCAGCCCCACCTGATCTTTCTGCTGGAAGTTTACCAAAGCGAGCTTTCACAGCAATGGTTAAAAATGGAGCACCAGAAGAGCAAAACAACCGACTGGGAACAGTATCTGCGTGATTCTGAGATTCAGCAGACTACGTTGGGCGAATTTCTCGCACAAGTGGAACGAACCAACCGCAAGGACCTGTGTCGTTTCTTTTCCAGTATGCTCTCAACGATTTTTGGCAACGGCGAGATGAGCCTTAACTTCTGGACAGGCAATCTGCAAGCTGGTGGCCCCACCCGAATTGCAGATCGCCTGCAAACGATGCGGGCAGGTTTGGGTACAATATCTCAGGTGCAACAGCTACAGAAGTGGTATTTCCATGCCAGAGATACTAGTTTTATGGATGAAGATTACGAAATCAGTCGACTTTGGTTGAATGAGTGGGAGCGTTTCCAATTGGGTACAATCGCCAAGACAGTCCAGAGATTACGGCAGGAAATGGAACCTTTTCAATCGAATTCGTGATCAAACGACTAACAGCAGGAGAAATTTCATGAGCAGAGCATATCGAATTCGAGTGAAAGAAAGCATCTCTCTTGATGTGGATGCCAGCGACGAAATCTGTTCTGATCTGGAAATTCTGGAAATTCTGCCCGCAGAAACCATGTCCGATCTGCTGGCGAAAGAACTCAGCCAACGTGGGTATGTCGAAGAAGAAGGCAATCTGACAAAAAAAGTTGGCTCAGTAGTGGTCACTGTTGACCCACTTCAGGGAACCGTTTCGGTGCGTAATGAAAGCTCCGAACATGTTGATCTGCAAGTAGAGACTTCAGGAACCGCCTACGATGATGTGGGGCCGGCTGCAGAAAAAATTCGAGAAGGATTACAAAAGGCCGCCAAAGAAGAGCTGGAACGCAAGAAAGCGAACAAACAAGAAAAGTTGCAGCGAGAAGTGAGTCAGCAACTGGAAGGTGCCTTGGCCGACGTTCGAAAAGAATTGAACGAGGCAATTAACGCCATCACACGCGAAGCCCTGAAACAGAAGGCAGCCCAAATGGGTGCTATTAAAGAAATGTCCGAAGATCCTGCTGCAGGCACGCTGACAATCAAGGTTGAGGTCTAGTCTCGCGGAATTTTCGCCGCACCAAAATTATGAGTTTACACGTACCAGAATCCAGCCTGCCGCTGGAACTGACCATTGAACAATCAGTCGAAGCCGCCTGCGCTGCTGAATTAGCCGTGGTGTCAGATAAATTACAACGTGGGCTTCCCTGCCTGATCGAGTGTGATAAAGACCTGGCTCCTTACCTGTTTATGAATCTGCGTAACCGCTTGCGGGAACAGCAGATACGTTGCACTTATCTGGATGGTCGACAACGTGCTGGTGATGCCGGCCAGATGCCGATGGGTGTCATGGGCACGATGATCACCCAGTTACGAGATGCTGTGCGAGGCAGTACAGAACAAACCGATGCTCAGGGTAATGCCCTGCGTACCGTTCTGGTGCTGCCCCACCTGGACTTGTTAACCACCAGTCAGGGTGGGTTGACAGGTGAAGCTCGGGAAGTGATTGTGCTGCTCTATGAAAACCCTCTCATCATGTTTCTGGGGTTCAAGGACCCAAGCTTCCCATTGCCGAAAGTCATTGAAAACCTCTTCCCCTACCGCACCAGTTTCCTGGGATTGCCCCGCAATCAGTTGGTGCGGATGGTTACCCAACGCGAAAGCAGGAAATTTGGCAAAAACTTCAACCCGTGGGGCCTGTATAAGTACGTTTCCGGGGTGAATCCTGTCCGTTTACGGCGATTACTGTCTACTTTGGACGGGGAAGATTACCCAGCCGATCCAACATTGGCCTACAAAAAGCTACGACAATCAACATTAACAGGCACACTGGAAATCCCTAACATCGACCTACAATCGGAAATCGGTGGATATCGACAGGTTAAGAAAAGATTACTGGATGAGATTATTGGTATATTGCGCAAGCGTGATGAAGCATCGACTGAAGCGGAAATTAAAAGATACGAAGAATTGATCCCACGTGGGATGATTTTCTGGGGCCCACCCGGAACGGGAAAAACCTTTTTTGCCAAAGCGGTTGCTGCTGCCATCGGTGCGGCGATTACTGTTGTTTCCGGCCCGGAACTGAAATCAAAATGGGTGGGCGAGTCAGAGGAAAATCTCCGGCAGATTTTTTACAAGGCACGCCAGTCGGCACCGTCCATCATTGTATTTGATGAACTGGACTCGTTCGCCACCGCACGTGGTACGTATAGCGGCAGTGGCGTGGAACATTCCATGGTTAACCAGTTGCTGACCGAAATGGATGGATTCCAGTCGGAAGAGCTGGTTTTTGTGATTGGCACCACCAACTTTGTGGAAAGCCTCGACCCAGCACTGCTCCGTCCGGGGCGGTTTGAGTTTCACCTGCACATCCCCTACCCTGATGATGATGATCGGCGGGATATTCTGCAGATTTACAACCGAAAAATGCACTTGGAAATGACCGATGCCGTGGTTGATTATGCGGTCAAACGAACTAGCGATTTCGTGATCGGTGCGGCTGCGGGCACTCGCTACAGTGGCGACCATCTGAATGCACTTTGCCGTTCGATCGCCCGCCTTCGACTGAAAAATAACCTGACAGCACCAACCAGCACTGCGGATGTTGAAACGGCACTGACCGAGTGGCTGGATCGCCCCAAAATGACTCCGAAAGAAGAGTTTGTCCTGGCCACCCACGAGGCAGGTCATGCCATTGTCTCGCTGCATTGTCCACTGGCACCCGCGATTGAACGGATCACCATCGCCAGTGAAATGCATTGGTCATTCGGCTATGTCCGCCATTCCGATCCCGCCCACAAATACATTCAAACAATTGGATTTTACCTGGATATGATCTGCGTGGCACTGGGTGCACGGGAAGCGGAACGGCTGCTGCTGGATGATCTCTCTTTGGGTGCAACGGGTGATTTGCAATCCGCCACGATGATCGCCCGTGAATTGGTAGAAGTTCACGGCTATGGAGGGGGTGATGATTTATTGCAGTACCGTCGCCTGGATAAAGGGGATCGGTTCAGCAATTTATCGGCCAAAGTTCTTGAAGAACTCGATTTGCGAGTTCGGGATGTCGTCGAAAAACAACGTCTTCGTGCCCAACAGATTATCCACGAAAATCGTCAGTTAGTAGAAACTCTGCGGGATTTGCTGCTGCAACATAAAACAATTGATGCCAGAACTTTTGCAGAACTGGCACCTGAGAAAGCGAAAGGAATCTCGACCACAACCATTACGGCAGCCCCACCAGCAATGAGGATAAATGATGGCTGAAATAACCATCCGGTTACGTCAAGACCCGGAAACAGGGAAGCACGATATTCTGATTGATCTGCGGTCGGATGATGATGCCCTGCCCCACGAACATGAACAGCAACACCGTGAAGTAGTAGAAAAACTACTGGGCAAAGAGAACGTTGGGAAAGTAATTATCGAGCGACAGGCAGAAAGAACAGCCTTGCCTGAAAATCCTCAGACAGAAGCAGAACGCCATGCACTGCAGCAGGGCGAATAATCTTTATTCATCAGCAAGACTCCCAAGAATTATGATCATTACGTTTCCTAACTTAAATACGTTGGAGCAATGCCTGCGAACTGGTGCCATCCCGGAAGAAATCGTGGTCGCCCCAGTCAAGTATCTGTTCGAAAACGAAATCGTTCTTGTTGAACCTTCGAGCTGGTCGCGGGCAAAGAACGTAACTGATGCACTTGCTGATCTGGGCGTGGTTGCGAACGCGGGAAAATTGTCTTCGAGTGCTGCACAACATCCTAATTGGCTGCACCTGGTGCCACTGAAAAAAAATCCAAAAGCAGATAGCCAGCCACTGAAGGAGATCATTTTTCAACTAGCTCCCACGGAATCGACCGCAATTGTGCAGGAACTGCTTCGGCTGGGCAACGACCGCATCAGTTACTGGCAAACCTCTGTGGGAGAAAACAACTATGTGTATCTGAGGGTGATTGAGCCACCGTATTACACAGTATTACGGGCGATCGATGCCCCACCTACTCAATCGGTGCGTGCGTATCTCCCACAAAAAACGGGAATCTGGGTGCAATACGGCTACCGTCACCCATTTGCAGATCAGTTGGTGGCCCCCGAAAGTGAAGAAATACTCATTTCCAGTACTGGTGATTGGTTCCGAATCTTTCCTCAGCAATTTGCCGATATTTACCAGATTCTGGATATTCGGATCGCCAATTCCAGCACCACCTGGACCCCACAAACGTGGGATGAACCAATTCAGGTACCACTGAAACTGGTTGCGGGCAATGCTGCCGATTCATCGGAACTACATGTCATCGAAAATGATGCCATTGATCAACTGGATGCATTTGTGCGTGAAGCCACGCATGGCATTCTGGAACAGTTCTCCTTTGCTGTGATTGAACAAAACCCTACCACGTGGGTAGTGATTCGGGCACGCAACCAAAAAGCAACAAAAATCCCACTCCAGTTTAAGCACGCGCACCAGTACAAACCCTTCTGGAAGATTCCTAATTTATTTATCCCCACCGCAAAACGGATTTTGCCCCAGTTACGACGCGAAACAGTGCGGCAACTGCTCGCACCGAATCCGGAACAGATTATCTGGCTGCGGGAAGAAACTGATGGCGATTTCATTCCTAACTCTTTGCCAGATAAAGCTTTTCGCCCACTGTCGGAGTGGGTGGACTACATTATTCACCACGACCGAGTGGCACTGGCTCATTGGCTGGGTGCAGCCGAATTTCGATTTGATAAGTACATTTGCGATGAAGACGACCCGATCAATCCATCTCGCAAGAAAAATCAGCCTATGGAAAAACCGAAACAACCACCACCTCAAAATAACCTGGAGGCGTTCGGTAGCAGAAAAAAACTTTCTTATACACACAAACCAATTCAAACAGAAAATGTCGGAACAATCGATCTGGCAACACCTTCGGTCGATTTGCTGCGGGAAGAATTGTTACAGTTGGAACAGGAATTCCGCGAATTAACCTGCTCCATTGATGATCCGATCCGCACCAATATGTGGGTCAAAATGGCGGGTTTGCACCACGCGATGCAGGATGAACTTGGATGTCGACAGTGCTGGATGCAGGCTTTCTGGTGGACGCCGGAGGCAATTTCAGAACACCGCGAAGATTATTTCCAGCATTTAGCGGGTATGCGTGCATCACATTTCACCCAAGAAGCATTGAAAAAAACACTCGACACTCGCGCTACTAGCACGTTGCTGGCGACAATTGTCTACTATTTTAGTAATCAATCACCCCCGCAATGGGTTTGGCAACTGCTTGGCGAACTCGGTCAGGCGATTCTGGCCCTGGAGCCCCACCTGGGGATCAAAGAAGCCTGGATCAGTCAGTGGTTACTGGCACATGGCCACCCGGATCAGATTGATACGCTTTCAATCGTTCGCACTCGCGATCGGATCCTCAGTCGGCTTCTTGAAAATGGGTTGAACATCGAGCGGGATTTCCCGCGGTTGTATCGCTTTAACAACAATGAAGAATCCCAGCGTCAACGCACCATTATTTCCAGAATCAGTGAATTGTTTTCGCGTATCGAACAGTGGCACGAGGCAGAAGATACGCACGCAAATTATCCGTATCTCCAATACTCACTGGCATTTACAGAGTTTTATCTTTCGGAAGAAAACGCAGCGATCCATCGACTTCAGAAGACCAAAGAATACCTGGAACATGCTCCGAATCATTCAGAACCGGTGCACCAGTGGTTTCAGGAAGCATTTCAGTATCGCATTCAGCAAGCCAGAGAAAAACGCCCACACCGTGGGAATTTTTCAGAAGCAATTAATGCCAAAGCCCAGGCCAACAGCTCCGATTCCATGTTTGAATTCACGATCAAACGGTTTTGTGAAGTATCGTGGGTGCTGATGCCCGACGAATCTCTGGACGCTTACAGTAAACAACTAGCTGTGGGGAGCCCGCTTTACAACTCTTTACTACCACTTGGTACGATGCGCGATGGTGAAAAGCTGGCAGCAGCGTGGTCGGCAATCTGGCTGGCACCTGTCAATAACACTCCCCACGCCCGGCTGACGATTTTGAAAATCGGCCTGCAGTATGCCAGTCGTGCAGGCCTCGATTTTGTTCACCAGCTACTACACTATG is a genomic window containing:
- a CDS encoding 4Fe-4S single cluster domain-containing protein — encoded protein: MSLIVTFQTELFQEKSYNGMMNAIDDAVVAQIVPCTQAEGPGKRFALWFQGCPFRCVGCCNPEFLSTQGGTKMAIGELCNQIVRAHEELGIEGITLLGGEPFFQAGAALQIAKFSQERGLTVMIFTGNTLQEIKTRKNTEEIALLQYCDILVDGLYDATQPDTERRWIGSKNQQIHFFTDRYSSTDDYWKERNTLELRVVGQEITINGFPAPEWKPVWRKIKPIAPKN
- a CDS encoding AAA family ATPase; the protein is MSLHVPESSLPLELTIEQSVEAACAAELAVVSDKLQRGLPCLIECDKDLAPYLFMNLRNRLREQQIRCTYLDGRQRAGDAGQMPMGVMGTMITQLRDAVRGSTEQTDAQGNALRTVLVLPHLDLLTTSQGGLTGEAREVIVLLYENPLIMFLGFKDPSFPLPKVIENLFPYRTSFLGLPRNQLVRMVTQRESRKFGKNFNPWGLYKYVSGVNPVRLRRLLSTLDGEDYPADPTLAYKKLRQSTLTGTLEIPNIDLQSEIGGYRQVKKRLLDEIIGILRKRDEASTEAEIKRYEELIPRGMIFWGPPGTGKTFFAKAVAAAIGAAITVVSGPELKSKWVGESEENLRQIFYKARQSAPSIIVFDELDSFATARGTYSGSGVEHSMVNQLLTEMDGFQSEELVFVIGTTNFVESLDPALLRPGRFEFHLHIPYPDDDDRRDILQIYNRKMHLEMTDAVVDYAVKRTSDFVIGAAAGTRYSGDHLNALCRSIARLRLKNNLTAPTSTADVETALTEWLDRPKMTPKEEFVLATHEAGHAIVSLHCPLAPAIERITIASEMHWSFGYVRHSDPAHKYIQTIGFYLDMICVALGAREAERLLLDDLSLGATGDLQSATMIARELVEVHGYGGGDDLLQYRRLDKGDRFSNLSAKVLEELDLRVRDVVEKQRLRAQQIIHENRQLVETLRDLLLQHKTIDARTFAELAPEKAKGISTTTITAAPPAMRINDG
- the ptsP gene encoding phosphoenolpyruvate--protein phosphotransferase, producing MIRGIPISPGIGVARAMRIDPHLARKNPDIIDSAALSAEVRRFDAACDVVNTELTATIERVRKDIGENEAAIFQAHRLLLNDPALVSKVKGIIIRDQVNAIAALDRTLEEYRTLFSAIPDDYLRERLADINDVIDQIISHLTYKENEDYMASGEPVILVAPEIRPSQTVMFDRFPIAGIITETGGTTSHAAVLARGHGIPAVTGLTNIMKQISSGDLVIVDGREGIVMINPGAEIETAYRKIQREFVSLRHALAENRDLPSVTRDGEHVELLANVNVVSDAVAALAAGAEGVGLFRTEYVFLSQQAAPSEDEQVARYSQIIDASPQKRIIVRTLDLGGDKQVTYLPHHMESNPFLGYRSIRMASEHPEFFEMQIRAVLRAATRGHVSLMFPMISTIEEVRKLKRLVDSARMSLYREKKPFGSNLPLGVMIEVPAAVMCIDHILKEVDFVSIGSNDLIQYTMAADRDNPKVAHLCDPCHPASLRVIHRVIRAAIQANKPVTVCGEMAGRPGYVLPLLGMGLRRFSMGPAFIQVIKEVVRSVTTVDARRIAQKALRLQTADEVRTYLKRALHRLSPEVADLETF
- a CDS encoding ChbG/HpnK family deacetylase — protein: MKKLTIVADDYGFGPETSRAILELANSGHLQGTVLMVNSPYAPQAVRDWQLSQPNAELGWHPTLTSDRPISDPQLVPSLVAKDGNFYPLKQFLQRIVLGKIRATEVEAEWQAQLQRFQELTGHLPQLVNCHQHCGIFPPVSKVWHQIVSSLPKSTYVRNVVESPKTLCRIQGASIKRAILSISHRLFISQWSGNPQNNALVGVTDPKWVADPDFLIRWVKTASTATRLEICCHPGYRDESLIGRDCSTGELIRREGERKLLLDMHLRRLIGELGYQIVLPTEMQ
- a CDS encoding glycosyltransferase 87 family protein, with amino-acid sequence MGAVIISCRWWQDIFPGIPWWHVLILSLPLIAPNIKNGQVNPYVFLLMTGAVCGALRGNFWWAAWSLALAVAFKVYPISLGLLLLIIYPRQLLLRLLIASAVLFFLPLFLKWDYSWQQYLLWFEKLASEDRTMQSIDRGYRDFQKILMTWGLPTSIRTYRIMEVLAGMVLAAICLKWRGLVFTPRSERTVGQFALFSSLLWCTLFGPATESATYMLLAIPAAWAVLIGATTGGNNRFLAYLGYGLLLAMLIGQWFPKDISYHVRVVNPQPYGAIALGIWLIWYFRQQKVAVAGQENRPPHST
- a CDS encoding glycosyltransferase family 2 protein, whose translation is MNAWNRTTVEPKHLPSVSIVVPAFNEASVLPIFHQALVQVIENQPHFRWEIVYVDDGSKDHTLALMMGWSHLDARVRYVSLSRNFGHQAALCAGMDAATGDAVISMDCDMQHPPTVIPQLCQAWREGFDVVVTIRSNHHSLGWFKRGTSFLFMKMLRSISGLDIRPGVSDFRLLSRRALTALQALPEKQRFLRGMVQWLGFEKKEIPFNAPPRAAGKSKYRLLSMLLLARDGLLSFSRLPIHLALIFALICLGVSFVGSMIAALASSSIPSWIYAAIIGGHATAFGFWVCLFAFSEYLARIHEETLARPVYMVRHQSAATIYQVSTTSDAR